The Patagioenas fasciata isolate bPatFas1 chromosome 3, bPatFas1.hap1, whole genome shotgun sequence genome contains a region encoding:
- the EFR3B gene encoding protein EFR3 homolog B isoform X5 has translation MEKLTFYALSAPEKLDRIGAYLSERLIRDVSRHRYGYVCIAMEALDQLLMACHCQSINLFVESFLKMVAKLLESEKPNLQILGTNSFVKFANIEEDTPSYHRSYDFFVSRFSEMCHSSHDDLDIRTKIRMSGIKGLQGVVRKTVNDELQANIWDPQHMDKIVPSLLFNLQHVEETESRSPSPLQAAEKEKESPTELAERCLRELLGRAAYGNIKNAIKPVLIHLDNHSLWEPKIFATCCFRIIMYSIQPQHSHLVIQQLLGHLDANSKSAATVRAGIVEVLSEAAVIAASGSVGPTVLEVFNTLLRQLRLSIDYALTGSYDCAAGVSTKIIKEHEERMFQEAVIKTIGSFASTLPTYQQSEVMVFIMNKVPLPSSQHPIEAGRAGENRNRLTQIMLLKSLLQVSVGFQCSNMLTALPSAFLDRLLSAALMEDPEIRLFVLEILISFIDRHGNRQKFSSITTISDISVLKLKVDKCSRQDTVFMKKHGQQLYRHIYLICKEESNVQAHYEALYSMLMLISIELANEEVVVDLIRLVLAVQEIAQINEDNLPAYNRCALFALGAAYLNLISQLTTVPTFCQHIHEVIQMRQREAPYLLPEDVFVEKPTLSKSLDRLGPEVFFWQSKISEVLGGSGYNSDRLSTPYIPQLTDEDRLSKRKSIGETISLQVEVESRNSPEREQRAPAEEITYETLKKAIVDSVAVEEQERERRRQVVEKFQKAPFEEIAAHCGARATLLQSKLNQIFEITIRPPPSPSGTITAAYGQPQNHSIPVYEMKFPDLCVY, from the exons CTACGTGTGCATTGCCATGGAGGCCCTGGACCAGCTCCTCATGGCCTGCCACTGCCAGAGCATCAACCTCTTCGTGGAGAGCTTCCTCAAGATGGTGGCCAAGCTGCTGGAGTCGGAGAAGCCCAACCTGCAGATCCTGGGGACCAACTCG TTTGTGAAGTTTGCCAACATTGAAGAGGACACCCCCTCCTACCACCGCAGCTACGACTTCTTTGTCTCCCGCTTCAGCGAGATGTGTCACTCCAGCCACGACGACCTGGACATCCGGACGAA GATCCGGATGTCCGGCATTAAAGGCCTGCAAGGAGTGGTTCGGAAGACGGTGAACGATGAGCTCCAAGCCAACATCTGGGACCCGCAGCACATGGACAAGATCGTCCCCTCGCTGCTCTTCAACTTGCAGCACGTGGAGGAGACCGAGAG CCGCTCCCCCTCCCCGCTGCAAGCCGccgagaaggagaaggagagccCCACGGAGCTGGCGGAGCGGTGTCTGCGGGAGCTGCTGGGCCGGGCGGCGTACGGCAACATCAAGAACGCCATCAAACCCGTCCTCAT CCACCTGGACAACCACTCGCTCTGGGAGCCGAAGATCTTTGCCACGTGCTGCTTCAGGATCATCATGTACTCGATCCAG CCGCAACATTCCCATCTCGTcatccagcagctcctggggcaccTGGATGCCAACAGCAAGAGCGCGGCCACCGTGCGCGCCGGCATCGTGGAGGTTCTGTCCGAGGCAGCCGTGATCGCAGCCTCCGGATCTGTCG GCCCCACGGTGCTGGAGGTGTTCAACACGCTGCTGCGGCAGCTGCGGCTCAGCATTGACTACGCGCTGACCGGGAGCTACGACTGCGCCGCCGGCGTCAGCACCAAGATCATCAAGGAGCACGAGGAGAGGATGTTCCAGGAGGCCGTCATTAAAACCATCG GGTCCTTCGCCAGCACGCTGCCCACCTACCAGCAGTCGGAGGTGATGGTGTTCATCATGAACAAGGTGCCGCTGCCCTCCTCGCAGCACCCCATCGAGGCGGGCAGAGCCGG GGAGAACCGGAATCGGCTGACACAGATAATGCTCCTCAAGTCCCTCCTCCAG GTCTCCGTGGGCTTCCAGTGCAGTAACATGCTGACGGCGCTTCCCAGCGCCTTCCTGGACAGGCTGCTCTCCGCAGCCCTCATGGAGGACCCTGAGATCCGCCTCTTCGTCCTCGAGATCCTCATCAGCTTCATCGACCGCCACGGGAACCGCCAGAAGTTCTCCAGCATCAC CACCATCAGCGACATCTCCGTCCTGAAGCTGAAAGTGGACAAATGCTCGCGCCAAGATACCGTCTTCATGAAGAAG CACGGCCAGCAGCTCTACCGGCACATCTACCTGATATGCAAGGAGGAGAGCAACGTGCAGGCTCACTACGAGGCTCTATACAGCATGCTGATGCTCATTAGCATCGAGCTGGCTAACGAGGAGGTGGTGGTGGATCTCATCCGCCTGGTGCTGGCAGTGCAG GAGATCGCCCAGATCAACGAGGACAACCTGCCAGCCTACAACCGCTGCGCGCTCTTCGCCCTGGGTGCAGCGTACCTGAACCTCATCAGCCAGCTCACCACCGTGCCCACCTTCTGCCAGCACATCCACGAG GTCATCCAGATGCGACAGAGGGAAGCTCCCTATCTGCTCCCTGAAGATGTGTTTGTGGAGAAACCCAC GTTGAGCAAGAGCCTTGACCGTCTGGGTCCGGAGGTCTTCTTCTGGCAGAGCAAGATCAGCGAGGTGCTGGGCGGCAGCGGCTACAACTCGGACCGGCTCAGCACACCCTACATCCCCCAGCTGACGG ATGAAGATCGGCTGTCCAAGAGGAAGAGCATTGGCGAGACCATTTCGCTGCAGGTCGAGGTGGAGTCGAGGAACAGCCCGGAGCGAGAGCAG AGAGCACCGGCAGAAGAGATCACGTATGAGACGTTGAAGAAGGCGATAG TAGACAGCGTCGCCGTGGAGGAGCAGGAGCGGGAGCGGAGGCGGCAAGTGGTGGAGAAATTCCAGAAAGCCCCGTTTGAAGAGATCGCAGCCCACTGCGGTGCCCGG GCGACGCTACTGCAGAGCAAACTCAACCAGATCTTCGAGATCACCATACG GCCACCACCGAGCCCCTCTGGCACCATCACAGCCGCTTATGGCCAGCCCCAAAACCACTCCATCCCGGTGTACGAGATGAAGTTCCCGGACCTGTGCGTGTACTGA
- the EFR3B gene encoding protein EFR3 homolog B isoform X4, whose translation MYGVCGCCGALRPRYKRLVDNIFPEDPEDGLVKTNMEKLTFYALSAPEKLDRIGAYLSERLIRDVSRHRYGYVCIAMEALDQLLMACHCQSINLFVESFLKMVAKLLESEKPNLQILGTNSFVKFANIEEDTPSYHRSYDFFVSRFSEMCHSSHDDLDIRTKIRMSGIKGLQGVVRKTVNDELQANIWDPQHMDKIVPSLLFNLQHVEETESRSPSPLQAAEKEKESPTELAERCLRELLGRAAYGNIKNAIKPVLIHLDNHSLWEPKIFATCCFRIIMYSIQPQHSHLVIQQLLGHLDANSKSAATVRAGIVEVLSEAAVIAASGSVGPTVLEVFNTLLRQLRLSIDYALTGSYDCAAGVSTKIIKEHEERMFQEAVIKTIGSFASTLPTYQQSEVMVFIMNKVPLPSSQHPIEAGRAGENRNRLTQIMLLKSLLQVSVGFQCSNMLTALPSAFLDRLLSAALMEDPEIRLFVLEILISFIDRHGNRQKFSSITTISDISVLKLKVDKCSRQDTVFMKKHGQQLYRHIYLICKEESNVQAHYEALYSMLMLISIELANEEVVVDLIRLVLAVQEIAQINEDNLPAYNRCALFALGAAYLNLISQLTTVPTFCQHIHEVIQMRQREAPYLLPEDVFVEKPTLSKSLDRLGPEVFFWQSKISEVLGGSGYNSDRLSTPYIPQLTDEDRLSKRKSIGETISLQVEVESRNSPEREQRAPAEEITYETLKKAIVDSVAVEEQERERRRQVVEKFQKAPFEEIAAHCGARATLLQSKLNQIFEITIRPPPSPSGTITAAYGQPQNHSIPVYEMKFPDLCVY comes from the exons CTACGTGTGCATTGCCATGGAGGCCCTGGACCAGCTCCTCATGGCCTGCCACTGCCAGAGCATCAACCTCTTCGTGGAGAGCTTCCTCAAGATGGTGGCCAAGCTGCTGGAGTCGGAGAAGCCCAACCTGCAGATCCTGGGGACCAACTCG TTTGTGAAGTTTGCCAACATTGAAGAGGACACCCCCTCCTACCACCGCAGCTACGACTTCTTTGTCTCCCGCTTCAGCGAGATGTGTCACTCCAGCCACGACGACCTGGACATCCGGACGAA GATCCGGATGTCCGGCATTAAAGGCCTGCAAGGAGTGGTTCGGAAGACGGTGAACGATGAGCTCCAAGCCAACATCTGGGACCCGCAGCACATGGACAAGATCGTCCCCTCGCTGCTCTTCAACTTGCAGCACGTGGAGGAGACCGAGAG CCGCTCCCCCTCCCCGCTGCAAGCCGccgagaaggagaaggagagccCCACGGAGCTGGCGGAGCGGTGTCTGCGGGAGCTGCTGGGCCGGGCGGCGTACGGCAACATCAAGAACGCCATCAAACCCGTCCTCAT CCACCTGGACAACCACTCGCTCTGGGAGCCGAAGATCTTTGCCACGTGCTGCTTCAGGATCATCATGTACTCGATCCAG CCGCAACATTCCCATCTCGTcatccagcagctcctggggcaccTGGATGCCAACAGCAAGAGCGCGGCCACCGTGCGCGCCGGCATCGTGGAGGTTCTGTCCGAGGCAGCCGTGATCGCAGCCTCCGGATCTGTCG GCCCCACGGTGCTGGAGGTGTTCAACACGCTGCTGCGGCAGCTGCGGCTCAGCATTGACTACGCGCTGACCGGGAGCTACGACTGCGCCGCCGGCGTCAGCACCAAGATCATCAAGGAGCACGAGGAGAGGATGTTCCAGGAGGCCGTCATTAAAACCATCG GGTCCTTCGCCAGCACGCTGCCCACCTACCAGCAGTCGGAGGTGATGGTGTTCATCATGAACAAGGTGCCGCTGCCCTCCTCGCAGCACCCCATCGAGGCGGGCAGAGCCGG GGAGAACCGGAATCGGCTGACACAGATAATGCTCCTCAAGTCCCTCCTCCAG GTCTCCGTGGGCTTCCAGTGCAGTAACATGCTGACGGCGCTTCCCAGCGCCTTCCTGGACAGGCTGCTCTCCGCAGCCCTCATGGAGGACCCTGAGATCCGCCTCTTCGTCCTCGAGATCCTCATCAGCTTCATCGACCGCCACGGGAACCGCCAGAAGTTCTCCAGCATCAC CACCATCAGCGACATCTCCGTCCTGAAGCTGAAAGTGGACAAATGCTCGCGCCAAGATACCGTCTTCATGAAGAAG CACGGCCAGCAGCTCTACCGGCACATCTACCTGATATGCAAGGAGGAGAGCAACGTGCAGGCTCACTACGAGGCTCTATACAGCATGCTGATGCTCATTAGCATCGAGCTGGCTAACGAGGAGGTGGTGGTGGATCTCATCCGCCTGGTGCTGGCAGTGCAG GAGATCGCCCAGATCAACGAGGACAACCTGCCAGCCTACAACCGCTGCGCGCTCTTCGCCCTGGGTGCAGCGTACCTGAACCTCATCAGCCAGCTCACCACCGTGCCCACCTTCTGCCAGCACATCCACGAG GTCATCCAGATGCGACAGAGGGAAGCTCCCTATCTGCTCCCTGAAGATGTGTTTGTGGAGAAACCCAC GTTGAGCAAGAGCCTTGACCGTCTGGGTCCGGAGGTCTTCTTCTGGCAGAGCAAGATCAGCGAGGTGCTGGGCGGCAGCGGCTACAACTCGGACCGGCTCAGCACACCCTACATCCCCCAGCTGACGG ATGAAGATCGGCTGTCCAAGAGGAAGAGCATTGGCGAGACCATTTCGCTGCAGGTCGAGGTGGAGTCGAGGAACAGCCCGGAGCGAGAGCAG AGAGCACCGGCAGAAGAGATCACGTATGAGACGTTGAAGAAGGCGATAG TAGACAGCGTCGCCGTGGAGGAGCAGGAGCGGGAGCGGAGGCGGCAAGTGGTGGAGAAATTCCAGAAAGCCCCGTTTGAAGAGATCGCAGCCCACTGCGGTGCCCGG GCGACGCTACTGCAGAGCAAACTCAACCAGATCTTCGAGATCACCATACG GCCACCACCGAGCCCCTCTGGCACCATCACAGCCGCTTATGGCCAGCCCCAAAACCACTCCATCCCGGTGTACGAGATGAAGTTCCCGGACCTGTGCGTGTACTGA
- the POMC gene encoding LOW QUALITY PROTEIN: pro-opiomelanocortin (The sequence of the model RefSeq protein was modified relative to this genomic sequence to represent the inferred CDS: deleted 1 base in 1 codon) produces MRSAPWGGIKSQRVQRLSGRCSPGEGDGGRTAAVGLPPHPQFLHGSRTQRPSRPPGSPAAMPSALWGSLPVLLGLLLWHPTGATGPCWESSRCQDLTSDSGVLACVAACQADLSAEAPVYPGNGHLQPLSESIRKYVMSHFRWNKFGRRNSSSSGGHKREEAAGGNPAPASLPAAPPPRREEEEEGTGLEREEGKRSYSMEHFRWGKPVGRKRRPIKVYPNGVEEESAESYPMEFRRELALGGTGALPGEEEEEEEEEESQEEEEEKKAGGSYRMRHFRWHAPLKDKRYGGFMTSEHGQTPLVTLFKNAIVKSAYKKGQ; encoded by the exons ATGCGATCGGCACCGTGGGGGGGTATAAAAAGCCAGCGGGTCCAGCGGTTGAGTGGCAGATGCTCTCCGGGAGAAGGGGACGGAGGACGCACGGCGGCCGTCGGGCTCCCACCCCACCCGCAG TTCCTGCACGGTTCCCGGACCCAAAGGCCCTCGCGT CCCCCCGGGAGCCCAGCGGCGATGCCGAGCGCGCTGTGGGGCAGCCTGcccgtgctgctggggctgctgctctggcaccccactggtgccactggtccgtgctgggagagcagcaggtgCCAGGACCTCACCAGTGACAGTGGCGTTCTG GCGTGCGTGGCAGCGTGCCAAGCCGACCTGTCGGCCGAGGCTCCGGTCTACCCGGGGAACGGGCACCTCCAGCCCCTCTCCGAGAGCATCCGCAAGTACGTCATGAGCCATTTTCGCTGGAACAAGTTCGGCcggaggaacagcagcagcagcgggggccACAAacgggaggaggcggcgggggggaACCCGGCCCCGGCATCGCTCCCCGCCGCCCCACCGCCCCgccgcgaggaggaggaggagggaacggGGCTGGAGCGGGAGGAAGGCAAACGCTCGTACTCCATGGAGCACTTTCGCTGGGGCAAGCCGGTGGGACGCAAGAGGAGACCCATCAAGGTCTATCCCAACGGGGTGGAGGAGGAGTCGGCTGAGAGCTACCCCATGGAGTTCCGGAGGGAGCTGGCGCTCGGCGGCACCGGGGCACTGcccggcgaggaggaggaggaggaggaggaggaggaaagccaggaggaagaggaggagaagaaggccGGTGGGTCCTACCGCATGCGCCATTTCCGCTGGCACGCACCCTTGAAGGACAAGCGCTACGGGGGCTTCATGACCTCGGAGCACGGCCAAACCCCGCTAGTGACTCTCTTCAAAAACGCCATCGTCAAAAGCGCCTACAAGAAGGGGCAGTGA
- the EFR3B gene encoding protein EFR3 homolog B isoform X3, with product MLRRRGVCGCCGALRPRYKRLVDNIFPEDPEDGLVKTNMEKLTFYALSAPEKLDRIGAYLSERLIRDVSRHRYGYVCIAMEALDQLLMACHCQSINLFVESFLKMVAKLLESEKPNLQILGTNSFVKFANIEEDTPSYHRSYDFFVSRFSEMCHSSHDDLDIRTKIRMSGIKGLQGVVRKTVNDELQANIWDPQHMDKIVPSLLFNLQHVEETESRSPSPLQAAEKEKESPTELAERCLRELLGRAAYGNIKNAIKPVLIHLDNHSLWEPKIFATCCFRIIMYSIQPQHSHLVIQQLLGHLDANSKSAATVRAGIVEVLSEAAVIAASGSVGPTVLEVFNTLLRQLRLSIDYALTGSYDCAAGVSTKIIKEHEERMFQEAVIKTIGSFASTLPTYQQSEVMVFIMNKVPLPSSQHPIEAGRAGENRNRLTQIMLLKSLLQVSVGFQCSNMLTALPSAFLDRLLSAALMEDPEIRLFVLEILISFIDRHGNRQKFSSITTISDISVLKLKVDKCSRQDTVFMKKHGQQLYRHIYLICKEESNVQAHYEALYSMLMLISIELANEEVVVDLIRLVLAVQEIAQINEDNLPAYNRCALFALGAAYLNLISQLTTVPTFCQHIHEVIQMRQREAPYLLPEDVFVEKPTLSKSLDRLGPEVFFWQSKISEVLGGSGYNSDRLSTPYIPQLTDEDRLSKRKSIGETISLQVEVESRNSPEREQRAPAEEITYETLKKAIVDSVAVEEQERERRRQVVEKFQKAPFEEIAAHCGARATLLQSKLNQIFEITIRPPPSPSGTITAAYGQPQNHSIPVYEMKFPDLCVY from the exons CTACGTGTGCATTGCCATGGAGGCCCTGGACCAGCTCCTCATGGCCTGCCACTGCCAGAGCATCAACCTCTTCGTGGAGAGCTTCCTCAAGATGGTGGCCAAGCTGCTGGAGTCGGAGAAGCCCAACCTGCAGATCCTGGGGACCAACTCG TTTGTGAAGTTTGCCAACATTGAAGAGGACACCCCCTCCTACCACCGCAGCTACGACTTCTTTGTCTCCCGCTTCAGCGAGATGTGTCACTCCAGCCACGACGACCTGGACATCCGGACGAA GATCCGGATGTCCGGCATTAAAGGCCTGCAAGGAGTGGTTCGGAAGACGGTGAACGATGAGCTCCAAGCCAACATCTGGGACCCGCAGCACATGGACAAGATCGTCCCCTCGCTGCTCTTCAACTTGCAGCACGTGGAGGAGACCGAGAG CCGCTCCCCCTCCCCGCTGCAAGCCGccgagaaggagaaggagagccCCACGGAGCTGGCGGAGCGGTGTCTGCGGGAGCTGCTGGGCCGGGCGGCGTACGGCAACATCAAGAACGCCATCAAACCCGTCCTCAT CCACCTGGACAACCACTCGCTCTGGGAGCCGAAGATCTTTGCCACGTGCTGCTTCAGGATCATCATGTACTCGATCCAG CCGCAACATTCCCATCTCGTcatccagcagctcctggggcaccTGGATGCCAACAGCAAGAGCGCGGCCACCGTGCGCGCCGGCATCGTGGAGGTTCTGTCCGAGGCAGCCGTGATCGCAGCCTCCGGATCTGTCG GCCCCACGGTGCTGGAGGTGTTCAACACGCTGCTGCGGCAGCTGCGGCTCAGCATTGACTACGCGCTGACCGGGAGCTACGACTGCGCCGCCGGCGTCAGCACCAAGATCATCAAGGAGCACGAGGAGAGGATGTTCCAGGAGGCCGTCATTAAAACCATCG GGTCCTTCGCCAGCACGCTGCCCACCTACCAGCAGTCGGAGGTGATGGTGTTCATCATGAACAAGGTGCCGCTGCCCTCCTCGCAGCACCCCATCGAGGCGGGCAGAGCCGG GGAGAACCGGAATCGGCTGACACAGATAATGCTCCTCAAGTCCCTCCTCCAG GTCTCCGTGGGCTTCCAGTGCAGTAACATGCTGACGGCGCTTCCCAGCGCCTTCCTGGACAGGCTGCTCTCCGCAGCCCTCATGGAGGACCCTGAGATCCGCCTCTTCGTCCTCGAGATCCTCATCAGCTTCATCGACCGCCACGGGAACCGCCAGAAGTTCTCCAGCATCAC CACCATCAGCGACATCTCCGTCCTGAAGCTGAAAGTGGACAAATGCTCGCGCCAAGATACCGTCTTCATGAAGAAG CACGGCCAGCAGCTCTACCGGCACATCTACCTGATATGCAAGGAGGAGAGCAACGTGCAGGCTCACTACGAGGCTCTATACAGCATGCTGATGCTCATTAGCATCGAGCTGGCTAACGAGGAGGTGGTGGTGGATCTCATCCGCCTGGTGCTGGCAGTGCAG GAGATCGCCCAGATCAACGAGGACAACCTGCCAGCCTACAACCGCTGCGCGCTCTTCGCCCTGGGTGCAGCGTACCTGAACCTCATCAGCCAGCTCACCACCGTGCCCACCTTCTGCCAGCACATCCACGAG GTCATCCAGATGCGACAGAGGGAAGCTCCCTATCTGCTCCCTGAAGATGTGTTTGTGGAGAAACCCAC GTTGAGCAAGAGCCTTGACCGTCTGGGTCCGGAGGTCTTCTTCTGGCAGAGCAAGATCAGCGAGGTGCTGGGCGGCAGCGGCTACAACTCGGACCGGCTCAGCACACCCTACATCCCCCAGCTGACGG ATGAAGATCGGCTGTCCAAGAGGAAGAGCATTGGCGAGACCATTTCGCTGCAGGTCGAGGTGGAGTCGAGGAACAGCCCGGAGCGAGAGCAG AGAGCACCGGCAGAAGAGATCACGTATGAGACGTTGAAGAAGGCGATAG TAGACAGCGTCGCCGTGGAGGAGCAGGAGCGGGAGCGGAGGCGGCAAGTGGTGGAGAAATTCCAGAAAGCCCCGTTTGAAGAGATCGCAGCCCACTGCGGTGCCCGG GCGACGCTACTGCAGAGCAAACTCAACCAGATCTTCGAGATCACCATACG GCCACCACCGAGCCCCTCTGGCACCATCACAGCCGCTTATGGCCAGCCCCAAAACCACTCCATCCCGGTGTACGAGATGAAGTTCCCGGACCTGTGCGTGTACTGA